The proteins below come from a single Iocasia fonsfrigidae genomic window:
- a CDS encoding ABC transporter ATP-binding protein — translation MDYIIRLDGITKKYLSIKGETLAIKEINLAIKENEFISIVGPSGCGKTTLLSIISGLIPPDNGSVYINQGEVKDICPLVGYMLQEDYLFEWRTVFANVSLGLEIKNMVNKNTDDMIMNLLKTYGLEDFARHYPAELSGGMRQRAALARTLAPEPDILLLDEPFSSLDYQTKLTMEEEMASILKDNKKTVILVTHDIAEAISLGDRVVILSNRPAVIKKEINIEFDSKLTPIQKRNVKKFQEYFNNIWKELDIYV, via the coding sequence TTGGATTATATAATTAGACTTGATGGTATTACCAAAAAATATCTCTCTATAAAAGGAGAAACCCTGGCAATAAAAGAAATTAATCTTGCAATAAAAGAAAATGAATTCATCAGTATTGTTGGGCCAAGTGGTTGTGGGAAAACTACATTATTATCAATTATTAGTGGTTTAATTCCTCCTGATAATGGTAGTGTTTATATTAATCAAGGTGAAGTAAAGGATATATGCCCCCTCGTTGGCTATATGTTACAGGAAGACTATTTGTTTGAATGGCGTACTGTCTTTGCCAATGTTAGTCTAGGATTGGAGATAAAAAATATGGTTAATAAAAACACAGATGATATGATAATGAATTTACTGAAAACTTATGGTTTGGAGGATTTTGCTAGACATTATCCAGCTGAATTATCAGGTGGGATGAGACAGAGGGCAGCCCTGGCAAGAACACTTGCCCCGGAACCAGATATTTTATTACTTGATGAACCGTTTTCATCACTTGACTATCAAACAAAACTTACTATGGAAGAAGAGATGGCCAGTATCCTAAAAGATAATAAGAAGACTGTAATACTGGTAACTCATGATATTGCAGAAGCTATTTCATTAGGTGATCGTGTTGTTATATTATCTAATAGACCTGCAGTCATAAAAAAAGAGATTAATATAGAATTTGACAGCAAATTAACTCCAATTCAAAAGAGAAATGTAAAAAAATTCCAGGAATATTTTAATAATATCTGGAAGGAGTTAGACATTTATGTTTAA
- a CDS encoding ABC transporter substrate-binding protein, whose translation MIKKISVFFLVLLLLSVFHCQVLSAENDLKPVRLIEVVHSIFYAPQYIAMEKGFFQDEGLDIELFTAWGGDKAAASLMAGSGDIALIGPEPSIYVFEQGAKDFIVNFAQLTSTAGSFLVAREPMPDFKWEDVINKKIIGNRPGGAPQMVLEYSLKERGIIPGEDVEIITNLDFTANAGAFLSGRGDFVQLFEPAASTLEAAGQGYAVASFGKAGGNVPYTVYMAKVSFLKDNPEIIQRFTNAIYRAQLWVLKHNPEEIAELIGSYFEETSLDILIRVIQRYQEQGSWSNNPLIEKEIFEHYEEIIIMAGELAEKVDYKMVVNTEFARKAIEIIK comes from the coding sequence GTGATAAAGAAAATTTCTGTTTTTTTTCTTGTTTTATTGTTACTGTCTGTTTTTCATTGTCAAGTATTATCTGCAGAAAATGATCTTAAACCTGTTAGACTTATTGAAGTTGTTCATTCAATCTTTTATGCACCACAATATATAGCAATGGAGAAGGGATTTTTTCAGGATGAGGGGTTAGATATTGAGTTGTTTACTGCCTGGGGTGGTGATAAGGCCGCTGCTTCACTTATGGCAGGTAGTGGTGATATTGCCCTAATTGGTCCAGAACCTTCCATCTATGTCTTTGAACAGGGTGCCAAAGATTTTATTGTTAATTTTGCCCAGCTAACCAGTACAGCAGGTTCATTTCTTGTAGCTAGAGAACCTATGCCTGATTTTAAATGGGAAGATGTAATCAACAAAAAGATTATTGGCAACAGGCCTGGTGGAGCACCACAAATGGTCTTAGAATACTCTCTGAAGGAAAGGGGGATTATCCCTGGTGAAGATGTTGAAATAATTACTAATCTTGATTTTACTGCTAATGCAGGGGCTTTTCTAAGTGGGAGGGGAGATTTTGTACAGTTATTTGAACCAGCAGCTTCTACCCTTGAAGCCGCAGGACAGGGCTATGCGGTAGCATCTTTTGGTAAGGCCGGTGGAAATGTCCCTTATACTGTATATATGGCTAAAGTCAGTTTTCTCAAAGATAATCCAGAGATAATTCAAAGATTTACTAATGCAATCTATAGGGCTCAATTATGGGTTTTGAAACATAATCCTGAAGAAATTGCTGAACTAATTGGATCCTATTTTGAAGAAACTTCTTTAGATATATTAATCAGGGTAATTCAACGCTACCAGGAACAGGGTAGCTGGAGTAATAATCCACTAATAGAAAAAGAAATCTTTGAACACTATGAAGAGATTATAATTATGGCCGGAGAATTAGCTGAAAAGGTAGATTATAAGATGGTGGTTAATACTGAATTTGCCAGAAAAGCTATAGAAATTATAAAATAA
- a CDS encoding histidinol-phosphatase HisJ family protein encodes MFLVDYHTHPYGHGEQEIRDKYSYKYLKEFLLMAQEKGIAQLGFTDHDDYIDAISWDILEDLSAEYPDKIRLGIEFDYKINKEEWIKQVKNRFPLDYSIGSVHRVGNWEIDHPAYVSEYKEWDIDELYIAYFDLVEKAVSSGLFEIIGHMDLIKIFNNRPVDLNLLEIVEPVLQAIKENRTVIEINTNGCNKPVNEFYPSTDILKRAYELKIPITIGSDAHSPGRVGEGIKRAASLAQKIGYKEITIFKNGESYSVPY; translated from the coding sequence ATGTTTTTAGTAGATTATCATACACATCCTTATGGACATGGGGAACAGGAAATCAGAGATAAATACTCTTATAAATATTTAAAGGAATTTTTATTAATGGCCCAAGAAAAGGGTATTGCCCAGTTAGGCTTTACCGACCATGATGATTATATCGATGCTATCTCCTGGGATATATTAGAGGATTTATCTGCTGAATATCCAGATAAAATAAGGCTTGGTATAGAATTTGATTATAAAATAAATAAGGAAGAATGGATTAAGCAGGTAAAAAACAGGTTTCCCTTAGACTATTCGATCGGTTCTGTACATAGGGTAGGAAACTGGGAAATAGACCATCCAGCATATGTTAGTGAGTATAAAGAATGGGATATTGATGAACTATATATTGCTTATTTTGACCTGGTAGAAAAGGCAGTTTCTTCAGGATTGTTTGAGATTATAGGACATATGGATTTAATAAAGATATTTAATAACCGTCCAGTAGATTTAAATCTCCTGGAGATTGTTGAACCGGTTCTGCAGGCTATCAAGGAAAACAGAACTGTTATTGAAATTAATACCAATGGTTGTAATAAACCAGTAAATGAATTTTATCCTTCAACAGATATTCTCAAAAGGGCTTATGAATTAAAAATACCAATAACAATTGGTTCAGATGCCCACTCCCCGGGTAGAGTAGGTGAGGGTATAAAAAGAGCAGCCAGTTTAGCCCAGAAAATCGGTTATAAAGAAATAACAATTTTTAAAAACGGCGAAAGTTATTCTGTTCCATACTAG
- the serA gene encoding phosphoglycerate dehydrogenase has translation MFKVLVSDYISEAGIEILEKEAEVYFNHQLSREEFLDIVGDYDGIIIRSFTRLDKEALNKAEKLKVIGRAGTGYDNIDLEEASKKGVVVFNTPTGNTISAAEHTIALLLSLSRNIPQANNALHNGIWDRKKYNGTEVRDKTLGIIGLGRIGSYVAQFAQGLGMKVIANDPYLAPEKAENLNVPLLDFEEVLQKSDYISLHTPLTDETFHILSHKEFATMKDDVRVLNVARGKNLDTEALVAALKSGKVAGAGIDVFEEEPIDENHPYFKYSDKVVVTCHLGGTTTEAMDNVSIAAAEQVLSVLKNGGLPESPLNIFAINSKDMNKAKPYLKLINKLGNFLAHWKGHERIKNIEVEYGGEITEQQLKPFTTSLLKDILDPILDHRVNLVNAYLVAKERNISVKESYIDKPDGLNNIIKIKITTAQDEYSIAGTSLSIGHRVIEINGFRVDLNLNGKFLVANYQDRPGIIGKVGTILGDKNINIASMQVGRKKEQGQAIMLIQTDTKPSDEIMSQIKDELNLNELTFLEI, from the coding sequence ATGTTTAAGGTTTTAGTTAGTGACTATATCTCTGAAGCAGGCATTGAAATACTTGAAAAAGAAGCTGAAGTATATTTTAATCATCAATTATCTAGAGAAGAATTTCTGGATATAGTAGGTGATTATGATGGAATTATTATCAGGAGTTTCACCAGATTGGATAAAGAAGCACTTAACAAAGCTGAAAAACTAAAAGTAATCGGCAGGGCTGGTACAGGTTATGATAATATTGATCTTGAAGAAGCTAGCAAAAAGGGTGTAGTTGTTTTTAATACACCTACTGGTAATACAATTTCAGCTGCAGAACATACTATTGCTTTATTACTATCACTATCAAGAAATATCCCTCAGGCCAATAATGCTTTACATAATGGTATCTGGGATAGAAAAAAATATAATGGAACAGAAGTCAGGGATAAAACCCTGGGTATTATAGGCCTTGGTAGGATTGGGAGTTATGTCGCTCAGTTTGCTCAGGGACTCGGTATGAAGGTAATAGCCAATGACCCCTACCTAGCACCTGAAAAAGCAGAAAACCTAAATGTACCTTTATTAGATTTTGAGGAAGTATTACAAAAATCTGATTATATATCACTCCATACTCCCCTTACTGATGAAACCTTCCATATTTTAAGTCATAAGGAATTTGCTACAATGAAGGATGATGTCAGAGTATTAAATGTAGCACGCGGGAAAAATCTTGATACAGAAGCACTTGTTGCTGCACTGAAATCTGGCAAGGTCGCCGGCGCTGGCATTGATGTATTTGAAGAGGAACCAATTGATGAAAATCATCCTTATTTTAAATATAGTGATAAGGTAGTTGTTACCTGCCATCTTGGCGGTACTACTACAGAAGCAATGGACAATGTTTCTATTGCAGCTGCTGAACAGGTCTTATCTGTACTTAAAAACGGTGGATTACCAGAATCACCGTTAAATATCTTTGCTATTAATTCCAAAGATATGAATAAAGCTAAACCATATCTAAAGTTAATTAATAAATTAGGTAATTTTCTGGCCCACTGGAAAGGACATGAAAGGATTAAAAATATTGAGGTCGAATATGGTGGTGAAATAACTGAACAGCAATTAAAGCCTTTTACAACTTCTCTGCTTAAAGATATCCTTGACCCTATCCTGGACCACAGAGTTAATCTGGTTAATGCCTATCTAGTAGCAAAGGAAAGGAATATTTCTGTAAAAGAAAGTTATATTGATAAACCAGATGGTTTAAATAATATAATCAAGATTAAAATTACTACTGCTCAAGATGAATATAGTATTGCTGGAACATCTCTTTCTATCGGACATAGGGTTATAGAGATTAATGGGTTCAGGGTTGACCTTAATCTAAATGGAAAATTCCTGGTTGCAAATTATCAGGATAGACCAGGTATTATTGGTAAGGTAGGTACTATTTTAGGTGATAAAAATATCAATATCGCCAGCATGCAGGTCGGCCGCAAAAAAGAACAAGGGCAAGCAATTATGTTAATCCAAACAGATACCAAACCAAGTGATGAAATAATGTCCCAGATCAAAGATGAACTCAACTTAAATGAATTAACCTTCCTTGAAATATAA
- a CDS encoding tetratricopeptide repeat protein translates to MALIKKTIFLLLLFCFMITLPINKIYAVEKVDWNRLKEDSLQLVEKEPDNIMAKFRYSIALANLGMIEEALDTFEEIEDTVSIDEFNQVVSPYLEGITLQSEDILSLNYAAFGASINKEYTISIDYFKRIIELEPDNIWIRNYLALVYKEIDNNELAIETCEKALEVKENEHSRLILAVIYYDTGHYIKAFFQANRAGSLVKKLLRDD, encoded by the coding sequence GTGGCATTAATTAAAAAAACTATTTTTCTTCTTTTATTATTTTGTTTTATGATAACTTTGCCTATTAACAAAATATATGCAGTAGAAAAAGTAGACTGGAATAGACTCAAAGAAGATAGTCTGCAATTGGTAGAGAAAGAACCTGATAATATCATGGCCAAATTTCGCTATAGTATTGCCTTAGCAAATCTGGGGATGATTGAAGAGGCCTTAGATACCTTTGAAGAGATAGAGGATACTGTTTCAATAGATGAATTTAATCAGGTGGTTTCTCCTTATTTAGAGGGGATTACTCTACAGAGTGAGGATATATTATCATTAAATTATGCTGCCTTCGGTGCTTCGATTAACAAAGAATATACTATTTCAATAGATTATTTTAAACGTATTATTGAGCTTGAACCAGATAATATCTGGATACGGAATTATCTTGCTCTGGTATATAAGGAAATTGATAATAATGAACTTGCTATTGAAACCTGTGAAAAAGCCCTGGAAGTGAAAGAGAATGAGCATTCACGACTAATTTTGGCGGTTATATATTATGATACCGGTCATTATATCAAGGCTTTTTTCCAGGCGAATAGGGCTGGTAGTCTTGTGAAGAAACTATTAAGGGATGATTGA
- a CDS encoding LL-diaminopimelate aminotransferase, translated as MENSDRIRNLPPYLFAEIDKMIAKAKSKGKDVISFGIGDPDLPTPDNIVNKMIESVKDPSTHSYPSYEGLYNYRKAVADWYQDNYEVDLDPDKEVVSLIGSKEGIAHLPFCYINPGDLALVPDPGYPVYKTAVLLAGGEPVMMPLLEENDFLPDLDKISKETADKAKLLYINYPNNPTGAVASEEFYKKIIEFARQHDIIIAHDAAYSEIGLAGYNPPSFIQFEGAKEVGIEFNSLSKPFNMTGWRVGWAVGNEDVIEALGRIKTNIDSGIFEAVQYAGIEALKNSKENIARMNEIYTRRRDLLTKGLNDLGWKIKANKASFYIWAKVPQGYSAADFSTYVFENTGIFFTPGNGYGEYGEGYVRIALTVKEERIKEALQRLKDSKIEF; from the coding sequence ATGGAAAATTCAGATAGGATAAGAAATTTACCACCATATTTGTTTGCAGAAATTGATAAAATGATTGCTAAGGCTAAGAGTAAAGGTAAAGATGTAATCAGTTTTGGTATTGGTGATCCAGACCTGCCAACACCAGATAATATTGTTAATAAAATGATAGAGAGTGTTAAAGACCCATCAACACATAGTTATCCTTCATATGAGGGTTTATATAATTATAGAAAAGCAGTAGCTGACTGGTATCAAGATAATTATGAAGTTGACCTTGATCCTGATAAAGAGGTTGTTTCATTAATTGGTTCAAAGGAAGGTATAGCACACTTGCCTTTCTGTTATATCAATCCTGGTGACCTGGCTCTGGTTCCTGACCCTGGGTATCCAGTATATAAAACAGCTGTTTTGTTGGCTGGTGGAGAACCGGTTATGATGCCACTGTTGGAGGAAAATGATTTTTTACCAGACCTTGATAAGATTAGTAAAGAGACTGCTGATAAGGCAAAATTACTCTATATAAATTACCCTAACAACCCTACTGGGGCAGTGGCCAGTGAAGAATTTTATAAAAAAATAATAGAATTTGCCCGTCAACATGATATTATTATTGCCCATGACGCCGCCTATAGTGAAATAGGACTGGCTGGTTATAATCCACCCAGTTTTATTCAGTTTGAAGGTGCTAAAGAAGTAGGTATTGAATTTAACTCTCTTTCCAAGCCTTTTAATATGACTGGTTGGAGGGTCGGCTGGGCAGTTGGTAATGAAGATGTAATAGAAGCCCTGGGAAGGATTAAAACCAATATCGACTCTGGGATTTTTGAAGCAGTACAGTATGCTGGAATAGAAGCCTTGAAAAATTCTAAAGAAAATATTGCCAGGATGAATGAAATATATACCAGAAGGCGTGATCTGCTGACTAAGGGTTTAAATGACCTGGGTTGGAAAATAAAAGCCAATAAGGCCAGTTTTTATATCTGGGCAAAAGTCCCCCAGGGATATAGTGCTGCCGATTTTTCTACATATGTCTTTGAAAACACCGGAATATTCTTTACACCTGGTAATGGATATGGTGAATATGGAGAAGGCTATGTAAGAATTGCTTTAACTGTCAAAGAAGAAAGGATAAAAGAGGCTTTACAGAGACTTAAAGACAGCAAGATAGAATTTTAA
- the dapF gene encoding diaminopimelate epimerase: MKIKFLKAHGAGNDFVMVKGFESAQIDYNKLAVKLCDRHFGIGGDGLIVILPPESNKYDFRMRIFNSDGSEPEMCGNGIRCFAHYLHQYGLTAEKLLKIETLAGIITPEILKIDNKTSQVRVNMGRPHFKTEEIPVKIDNTSDYIKEYPLLVDGEELLINCVSMGNPHTIIFEEELDKFPLEIWGPKLENHKVFPEKSNVEFIKIVNRSEIIMKVWERGAGITLACGTGASAAVVAGIKNAYLDNEVLVHLPGGDLVIEWSNQDSGVYMTGPAETVFEGEIEL, translated from the coding sequence ATGAAGATCAAATTTTTAAAAGCACATGGTGCAGGTAATGACTTTGTGATGGTAAAGGGATTTGAATCTGCTCAAATTGATTATAATAAACTGGCTGTTAAACTTTGTGATAGACATTTTGGGATTGGTGGAGATGGGTTAATAGTAATCCTCCCCCCTGAAAGTAATAAGTATGATTTCAGGATGAGAATCTTTAACTCAGATGGTAGTGAACCAGAGATGTGTGGTAATGGTATCCGTTGTTTTGCTCATTACCTCCATCAATATGGTTTAACAGCTGAAAAGCTATTAAAAATCGAAACCCTGGCTGGTATAATTACACCTGAAATACTGAAAATTGATAATAAGACAAGCCAGGTCAGGGTTAATATGGGCAGACCACATTTTAAAACAGAGGAAATACCAGTTAAAATTGATAATACCTCTGATTATATTAAGGAATATCCTCTGCTTGTTGATGGGGAGGAGCTATTAATTAATTGTGTTTCAATGGGTAATCCACATACTATTATTTTTGAAGAAGAACTGGATAAATTTCCACTTGAAATATGGGGTCCGAAACTGGAAAATCATAAAGTCTTCCCTGAGAAAAGCAATGTGGAGTTTATTAAGATAGTTAATAGGTCTGAGATTATAATGAAGGTATGGGAAAGAGGTGCTGGAATTACGCTGGCCTGTGGAACTGGTGCCTCTGCTGCTGTTGTAGCTGGTATAAAAAATGCTTATCTTGATAATGAAGTCCTAGTTCATTTACCAGGTGGAGACCTAGTAATTGAGTGGTCAAATCAGGATAGTGGTGTTTATATGACAGGACCAGCTGAAACAGTATTTGAAGGAGAAATAGAATTATAG
- the hfq gene encoding RNA chaperone Hfq, translating to MKQQLNLQDNILNAVRKKKIGVTIFLMNGYQLNGMVAGFDNFTIILKNDKKTQMVYKHAISTIIPQEEIEDIFKVE from the coding sequence ATGAAACAACAACTAAATCTACAGGATAATATTTTAAATGCTGTGAGGAAGAAAAAGATAGGGGTTACCATTTTTCTAATGAATGGCTATCAACTTAATGGTATGGTTGCTGGTTTTGATAACTTCACTATTATATTAAAAAATGACAAAAAAACACAAATGGTATATAAACATGCAATTTCAACTATTATTCCTCAAGAAGAAATTGAAGACATATTTAAAGTAGAATAA
- a CDS encoding GTPase domain-containing protein, protein MSECLVTGLPNVGKTCFVINFAEYMGLKELKFNVRQTAGYTSITTFSPVEARRKLISVDSNYTREIQSIKMEIPVGKSFKELNIIDSCGLSSGINPDEEVRLAMAKTIRLLRESKMVLHIIDITNIRTTSDEVLFPVDKLIMDYASLEKNYAVLVNKMDLSSSYTNLEVLREKIRDKIIIPISALYQTGFKEVKKLVLSYV, encoded by the coding sequence ATGAGTGAATGTCTTGTTACAGGTTTGCCTAATGTGGGGAAGACCTGTTTTGTCATTAATTTTGCAGAATATATGGGTTTAAAGGAATTGAAATTTAATGTTCGACAGACAGCTGGTTATACCTCGATAACAACTTTTTCACCTGTTGAAGCCAGAAGAAAATTAATCTCAGTAGATAGTAATTATACAAGGGAAATTCAGTCAATAAAGATGGAAATACCTGTGGGTAAATCTTTTAAAGAGTTGAATATCATTGACAGCTGTGGTTTGAGCAGTGGAATAAATCCAGATGAAGAGGTGAGATTAGCTATGGCTAAAACGATAAGACTTTTAAGAGAGAGTAAAATGGTTTTACATATTATTGATATTACTAATATAAGAACTACATCTGACGAAGTTCTATTTCCTGTTGATAAATTGATCATGGATTATGCCTCTCTGGAGAAAAATTATGCTGTCTTAGTTAATAAAATGGATTTATCATCTTCCTACACTAATTTGGAAGTATTACGGGAAAAGATAAGGGATAAAATAATTATACCGATATCAGCATTATATCAGACTGGTTTTAAAGAAGTAAAGAAATTGGTGTTAAGCTATGTTTGA
- a CDS encoding AAA family ATPase, translated as MYHPQDNLNHNIIIDRFKKGEISISRAFSLLMGSSEELNNKNNIETHISYQKIDRQITEVKENKLEQVLDEMDALIGLNEVKKLVREYLAFLQVQKLRESYQLNSHAIVMHMIFKGNPGTGKTTMARLIGRIFKEVGFLKNGDLLEVERSDLVGEYIGHTAQKTKKLIQKALGGVLFIDEAYSLARGGEKDFGKEAIDTMVKMMEDHKDELIIILAGYCHEMDFFLDTNPGLKSRFALQLDFPDYSVDELVKIAEIMYKQREYILDKESKHFIYRVLTEILNNEGEISGNARTVRNLVEKSIRQQALRIIKANKINRRELIYIRKEDLAWGEGKHE; from the coding sequence ATGTATCATCCTCAAGATAATTTAAACCACAATATAATAATTGACCGTTTTAAAAAAGGTGAAATAAGTATTTCCAGGGCATTTTCATTATTGATGGGTAGTTCTGAAGAACTTAATAATAAAAACAACATAGAAACTCACATCTCATATCAGAAAATAGACAGACAGATAACTGAGGTAAAAGAAAATAAGCTTGAGCAAGTATTAGATGAAATGGATGCCCTGATAGGCTTAAATGAAGTAAAAAAACTTGTTCGTGAATATCTGGCCTTTCTGCAGGTTCAAAAATTAAGGGAAAGCTATCAACTTAATAGTCACGCAATTGTGATGCATATGATCTTTAAAGGTAACCCAGGCACTGGTAAAACCACTATGGCAAGGTTAATAGGCAGGATATTTAAAGAAGTAGGTTTTCTTAAAAATGGTGATTTACTGGAAGTTGAGAGGTCTGATTTAGTAGGCGAGTATATTGGGCATACTGCCCAGAAAACAAAAAAATTAATTCAGAAGGCCTTAGGTGGAGTACTTTTTATTGATGAAGCATATTCCCTTGCCAGGGGTGGTGAAAAGGATTTTGGTAAAGAGGCTATTGATACAATGGTTAAGATGATGGAAGACCATAAAGATGAATTAATTATCATTCTGGCAGGTTATTGTCATGAAATGGATTTTTTCCTTGATACAAATCCTGGTTTGAAATCCAGGTTTGCCCTCCAACTGGATTTTCCAGATTATTCGGTGGATGAATTAGTAAAGATTGCAGAAATAATGTATAAGCAGCGCGAATATATATTAGATAAAGAAAGCAAACATTTTATTTACCGGGTTTTGACAGAGATACTTAATAATGAAGGAGAAATAAGTGGTAATGCTAGAACAGTCAGAAACCTTGTGGAGAAATCTATTAGACAACAGGCTTTAAGAATAATCAAGGCAAACAAAATAAACCGTAGGGAGCTAATATACATTAGAAAAGAAGATCTGGCCTGGGGGGAGGGCAAACATGAGTGA
- the miaA gene encoding tRNA (adenosine(37)-N6)-dimethylallyltransferase MiaA, whose protein sequence is MESCKRYPLLVLLGPTGVGKTGLSLKIARRMKFEIISADSMQIYRGMDIGTAKVSNEDRKVVRHHMIDIIEPDDDFSVADYKTLVDKLIPEIVKRGTRPMLVGGTGLYIKSVMRGFLFPEMKINKKLRSQLFQEAEDKGNIYIHNKLKEIDPELADKLHPNDLRRVIRGIEVYEETGKTTSYFKKKQTETPDRYKSLKIGLHRERSELYKRINQRVDKMIEDGLIEEVERLLEDGFKISGTALQGLGYKEIISYLKGEYDLAEAVRVLKRDTRHYAKRQLTWFRRDKSIKWINLSLLDSEEVLKEIINYINESELFF, encoded by the coding sequence ATGGAAAGTTGTAAGAGGTATCCCTTACTTGTTTTACTTGGCCCTACAGGTGTTGGTAAGACAGGTCTTTCTCTGAAAATAGCCAGAAGAATGAAATTTGAAATTATATCAGCTGATTCTATGCAGATTTATCGAGGGATGGATATTGGTACTGCTAAAGTAAGTAATGAGGACAGAAAAGTTGTAAGACACCATATGATAGATATTATTGAACCTGATGATGATTTTTCAGTTGCTGATTATAAGACATTGGTAGATAAATTAATTCCAGAGATAGTTAAACGGGGAACAAGACCAATGCTGGTAGGTGGAACAGGTCTATATATTAAATCAGTTATGCGGGGTTTTTTATTTCCGGAGATGAAGATAAATAAAAAATTGCGTAGTCAACTCTTTCAAGAAGCTGAGGATAAGGGTAATATATATATTCATAACAAATTAAAAGAGATAGACCCTGAGCTGGCAGATAAATTACATCCTAACGACCTTAGAAGGGTTATCAGGGGAATTGAGGTATATGAAGAAACAGGTAAAACTACTAGCTATTTTAAGAAAAAACAGACTGAAACACCTGATAGGTATAAATCATTAAAGATCGGTCTACATAGGGAACGCAGTGAATTATATAAGCGGATAAATCAACGCGTTGATAAAATGATAGAAGATGGCTTAATTGAAGAAGTGGAAAGATTATTAGAGGATGGTTTTAAGATAAGTGGTACTGCTCTACAGGGTTTAGGATATAAAGAAATTATTAGTTATCTAAAGGGGGAATATGACCTTGCTGAAGCTGTCAGGGTATTAAAACGTGATACCAGACACTATGCTAAAAGGCAGTTAACCTGGTTTAGAAGGGATAAAAGCATAAAATGGATCAACCTATCACTACTTGATTCTGAAGAGGTTTTAAAGGAGATAATTAATTATATCAATGAGAGCGAATTATTTTTTTAG